The following coding sequences are from one Clostridia bacterium window:
- the atpF gene encoding F0F1 ATP synthase subunit B, which translates to MTINIHELIWAIINFVVLLALLYKFLYGPMLKMLDQRRSEVAGNLERAEAARKEAEALLDQYRKEINQARQEAQAIVDQANALGEKTREQIVNEARSEAAAILDKARQEIEREKAEALAQLRDEVSTLAILAAGKVIGRSLRPEDHRQVVDQFVQEVGKLQ; encoded by the coding sequence ATGACCATCAATATTCATGAGCTCATATGGGCTATAATTAACTTTGTGGTGCTATTAGCCCTTTTATATAAATTCCTTTATGGACCCATGCTGAAGATGCTGGACCAGCGACGGTCTGAGGTAGCCGGAAACCTTGAGCGCGCTGAGGCTGCTCGTAAGGAAGCTGAGGCCCTACTGGACCAATACCGAAAGGAAATAAACCAGGCCCGCCAAGAAGCGCAGGCCATTGTGGATCAGGCTAACGCTTTAGGAGAGAAAACCCGAGAGCAGATCGTTAATGAAGCTAGGTCCGAGGCAGCGGCGATTCTTGATAAAGCCCGGCAAGAGATCGAGCGGGAAAAGGCGGAGGCCTTGGCTCAACTGCGGGATGAGGTGAGCACTCTAGCAATACTGGCAGCTGGGAAGGTCATAGGCCGTAGCCTTAGGCCTGAGGATCATCGTCAGGTGGTGGATCAATTTGTGCAGGAGGTCGGAAAACTGCAATGA
- a CDS encoding hydrogenase maturation protease, giving the protein MSAVMGVVGCGNRLRGDDGVALEVLEALRPVLPPHVLVVDADGLAPWQWLDTIVGLKKAVIIDAAYLGKRPGAISRWRWNREIKREWPKSLGLGGSHGQGLWDALVQAEYAGYALPLIVVFAIEIDPDHTGWGQGISGPVRAAIAEVAAKVVKELQTCDLEE; this is encoded by the coding sequence ATGAGCGCTGTAATGGGAGTAGTGGGGTGCGGCAACCGCCTCCGGGGTGATGATGGGGTGGCCCTGGAGGTGTTGGAAGCTTTGCGCCCCGTACTTCCGCCCCATGTCCTGGTGGTTGATGCTGACGGCTTGGCTCCCTGGCAATGGCTGGACACTATAGTAGGACTAAAAAAAGCGGTCATTATCGATGCTGCTTACCTGGGAAAGAGGCCAGGCGCCATAAGCCGGTGGCGATGGAACCGAGAGATTAAGAGAGAGTGGCCGAAAAGTCTAGGGTTGGGCGGTAGCCATGGCCAAGGTTTATGGGATGCCTTGGTCCAGGCTGAGTATGCTGGTTATGCTCTGCCTCTTATAGTGGTTTTCGCCATAGAGATCGATCCTGACCATACCGGATGGGGACAGGGAATATCTGGTCCAGTACGGGCAGCTATTGCTGAAGTGGCGGCGAAAGTAGTCAAGGAATTGCAAACCTGCGATCTAGAGGAGTAG
- a CDS encoding F0F1 ATP synthase subunit delta: MSDAVVARRYAQALFELGEEKNLLDVFAADLEEVVGAIETSDQLREVIGHHQLSKKTKKQVLRDLFAERIHPLSLNFLMLAIDKSREQHISAVYRCFLELRDRAENVQEVEVRSAIALTGAEKQTLTQTLGRLTSKKIRLKESVDPSLIAGISIKVGDRVYDGSVAGRLRSLKGHLQSIPLASKVDNMRKEVN; this comes from the coding sequence ATGAGCGATGCTGTGGTGGCCCGCCGTTACGCTCAGGCCCTATTTGAATTAGGAGAAGAGAAAAACCTTCTTGACGTTTTTGCTGCTGACCTAGAAGAGGTGGTGGGCGCCATAGAAACTAGCGACCAACTACGGGAAGTTATTGGGCACCACCAATTAAGCAAAAAAACCAAAAAACAAGTGCTGCGCGACCTCTTTGCGGAAAGAATTCACCCTCTGAGCCTTAATTTTCTCATGCTAGCCATAGATAAGAGCCGGGAGCAGCATATCAGCGCTGTGTACCGCTGCTTCCTAGAGCTTCGGGATAGGGCTGAGAACGTTCAGGAGGTTGAAGTCAGATCGGCTATCGCCCTGACAGGGGCAGAAAAGCAAACCCTTACGCAGACCCTTGGTAGGCTTACCAGCAAGAAAATCCGCTTAAAGGAGAGCGTGGACCCGAGCCTCATTGCCGGCATCTCGATTAAGGTAGGAGACCGGGTTTACGATGGCAGCGTGGCCGGACGGCTGAGGAGCCTCAAAGGCCACCTCCAGTCCATACCTTTAGCTTCTAAGGTGGATAACATGCGAAAAGAGGTGAACTAG
- a CDS encoding FAD/NAD(P)-binding protein — MAPEKDAQNPLVPTVGRIIKIIDETPDVKTFHVTTDHGKPFTPMPGQLAMLSLPAVGEGMFSVTWQGPEHLEFAIKKVGVLTEALHEAEEGQMVGVRGPYGNGFPIEMMKGKDLLFIGGGIGLAPVRSLINYCAEHRDEFGHMWIIYGARSPADLCFKEELFKNWPQIPNSRVDITVDKGDENWTGNEGFVPAFLEQLNPPPEGKVTITCGPPIMIKFVLQSLEKMNYKPEQIVTTLEMRMKCGIGKCGRCNLGSKYVCLDGPVFTLAELNQLPGEY, encoded by the coding sequence ATAGCGCCGGAAAAGGATGCACAAAACCCTCTGGTGCCAACTGTGGGTCGAATTATCAAGATCATTGATGAGACGCCAGACGTTAAGACATTTCATGTGACTACCGACCATGGTAAACCTTTCACGCCAATGCCCGGGCAGCTAGCCATGTTGTCGCTGCCGGCGGTGGGTGAGGGTATGTTCTCGGTGACTTGGCAAGGGCCGGAGCACCTGGAGTTTGCCATCAAGAAGGTAGGCGTGCTTACCGAGGCTCTGCATGAGGCCGAAGAGGGGCAGATGGTGGGGGTGCGTGGGCCTTACGGCAACGGCTTTCCCATCGAGATGATGAAGGGCAAGGACCTCCTCTTCATTGGCGGTGGAATTGGGTTGGCCCCCGTGCGCTCCCTGATCAATTATTGCGCCGAGCATCGAGATGAATTTGGCCACATGTGGATCATTTATGGGGCTAGGTCGCCAGCAGATCTATGTTTCAAGGAAGAATTATTCAAGAACTGGCCGCAAATCCCCAACAGCCGAGTCGACATCACGGTTGACAAGGGAGATGAAAACTGGACTGGAAACGAGGGCTTTGTTCCGGCATTTTTAGAACAGCTTAATCCACCGCCAGAAGGCAAGGTAACTATTACCTGTGGTCCACCAATCATGATCAAGTTTGTGCTGCAGTCTCTAGAAAAGATGAACTACAAACCGGAGCAGATTGTTACTACCTTGGAGATGCGCATGAAGTGCGGCATCGGCAAGTGTGGGCGGTGCAATCTAGGGAGCAAGTACGTCTGCCTTGATGGACCAGTATTTACGCTAGCTGAGCTCAATCAGTTACCAGGCGAGTATTAG
- a CDS encoding F0F1 ATP synthase subunit alpha, giving the protein MSLRPDEISSVLKREIENYEAQIEVSDVGTVIQVGDGIARVYGLERAMASELLEFPGGVYGMVLNLEEDNVGCVILGPYTHIKEGDEVKRTGRIMQVPVGEALIGRVVNPLGQPLDGKGPIQTDRFRPVESAAPGVIYRRPVNTPLQTGLKAIDSMIPIGRGQRELIIGDRQTGKTALAVDAIINQKDQDVICIYVAIGQKASTVAGVVNKLEETGAMSYTTVVSATASDPAPLLYIAPYAGCAMGEEFMYNQHRDVLVVYDDLSKQAAAYRELSLLLRRPPGREAYPGDIFYLHSRLLERAAKLSPDLGGGSLTALPIIETQAGDVAAYIPTNVISITDGQIYLESDLFYAGQRPAINVGLSVSRVGGAAQIKAMKQVAGRLRLDLAQYRELAAFAQFGSDLDKATQARLARGQRMTELLKQGQYVPMPVEEQVVVLYVGVNGYLDDIEVEEVLRFEQEFLRYMRSLHPDILAEIKSKKELDEAIIERLKKAIEDFKKDFLKPERTAA; this is encoded by the coding sequence GTGAGTCTAAGACCGGACGAGATTAGTTCCGTTTTAAAAAGGGAAATTGAGAACTACGAGGCTCAGATTGAAGTTAGCGATGTGGGTACAGTTATCCAGGTCGGGGATGGGATCGCTCGAGTATACGGGTTAGAACGGGCTATGGCCAGCGAGCTTCTGGAATTTCCTGGTGGAGTATATGGGATGGTATTGAACTTGGAAGAAGATAATGTGGGCTGCGTGATTCTGGGTCCCTATACTCACATTAAGGAGGGGGACGAGGTTAAGCGTACTGGCAGAATCATGCAAGTGCCAGTAGGTGAAGCCTTGATCGGGCGGGTGGTAAACCCTCTGGGCCAGCCTCTAGATGGGAAGGGTCCCATCCAGACCGATCGCTTCCGGCCCGTTGAGTCCGCCGCCCCTGGGGTCATATATCGACGGCCGGTAAACACGCCTTTACAGACCGGTCTCAAAGCCATTGATTCCATGATTCCTATTGGCCGGGGACAACGGGAACTGATTATTGGGGACCGGCAGACCGGAAAGACAGCTTTGGCTGTGGATGCCATTATTAATCAAAAGGATCAGGATGTCATCTGTATTTATGTGGCCATTGGCCAAAAGGCCTCAACTGTGGCCGGCGTGGTCAACAAGCTTGAGGAAACTGGGGCCATGAGCTATACCACGGTAGTTTCAGCTACTGCCAGTGATCCGGCGCCATTGCTGTATATCGCTCCGTACGCTGGCTGCGCCATGGGCGAAGAGTTCATGTACAATCAGCACCGGGATGTGCTAGTTGTATACGATGATTTGTCCAAGCAAGCAGCTGCTTACCGAGAACTATCCTTGCTTTTGCGCCGTCCCCCTGGGCGTGAGGCGTATCCTGGAGATATTTTTTATCTGCATTCGCGCTTGCTGGAAAGGGCAGCTAAGTTAAGCCCAGATCTAGGTGGGGGGTCGCTGACTGCTCTCCCTATTATCGAGACGCAGGCTGGCGATGTGGCAGCTTACATTCCCACCAATGTAATCTCCATTACTGACGGCCAGATATACCTGGAATCCGATCTTTTCTATGCCGGTCAGCGTCCGGCTATTAACGTTGGCCTATCAGTATCTCGGGTCGGAGGAGCTGCTCAGATTAAGGCCATGAAGCAAGTTGCGGGCCGACTGCGGCTGGATTTGGCCCAATACCGGGAATTAGCTGCCTTTGCCCAGTTTGGGTCAGATTTGGATAAAGCTACGCAGGCTCGATTGGCACGGGGCCAGCGCATGACCGAGCTTTTGAAGCAGGGGCAATATGTTCCTATGCCAGTGGAAGAACAAGTGGTAGTCCTGTATGTGGGTGTCAACGGCTATCTAGACGATATTGAGGTGGAAGAGGTCTTACGCTTTGAGCAAGAATTCTTGCGCTACATGCGCTCTCTCCACCCTGATATTCTAGCCGAGATCAAGTCGAAAAAGGAGCTTGATGAAGCCATCATCGAGCGGTTAAAGAAAGCGATAGAGGACTTCAAAAAAGACTTCCTTAAGCCAGAACGAACCGCGGCTTAG
- the atpB gene encoding F0F1 ATP synthase subunit A, which yields MWAIMAVLVLVSFLATRNMQRIPHGVQNLMEWAVESLLNFFAGIMGYEKARRFLPLLVTLFIFILLSNYSGLIPGAGEIPGLAAPTSTWSVTAGLAIVVFFATHVSGFMAHGWRYLKHFTQPLFFMLPLKIIEEFVRPLSLSLRLYGNIFGEEMVIVSLLGIIPYFVPIAMMGLSLLMGFIQALVFTLLSSVYLTEATEAE from the coding sequence ATGTGGGCCATTATGGCGGTTTTGGTATTGGTAAGTTTTTTAGCAACTCGTAACATGCAGCGCATCCCCCATGGGGTGCAAAACCTCATGGAATGGGCGGTAGAAAGCCTGCTAAATTTTTTTGCTGGGATAATGGGGTACGAAAAGGCCAGGCGCTTCCTGCCCTTATTGGTTACGCTGTTTATTTTCATTCTTTTATCCAACTACAGCGGGCTTATTCCGGGAGCAGGAGAGATTCCTGGTCTGGCTGCCCCCACCAGTACCTGGAGCGTCACTGCGGGTCTGGCCATCGTGGTCTTCTTTGCCACCCACGTTTCTGGATTTATGGCGCATGGTTGGCGGTATCTAAAGCACTTTACCCAGCCGCTCTTCTTCATGCTGCCGTTAAAAATCATCGAGGAGTTTGTTCGGCCATTATCGTTGTCGCTTCGACTTTATGGCAATATCTTCGGCGAAGAAATGGTCATTGTATCGCTTCTAGGGATCATACCTTACTTTGTTCCCATTGCCATGATGGGGCTTAGCTTACTGATGGGCTTCATTCAGGCCCTAGTGTTTACCCTCTTAAGCTCCGTATACCTAACCGAAGCTACTGAGGCTGAATGA
- a CDS encoding AtpZ/AtpI family protein, translating into MASRRRLELEYLNLALTFGLSLAVYLWLAFKAGSYLDGRFGTQPLLTFLGVLIAIGFSFYTLIIQLEKLSRKEKDWQKKGNGDEP; encoded by the coding sequence TTGGCTAGCCGACGCCGGTTGGAGCTTGAATACCTCAATTTGGCGCTTACGTTTGGGCTGTCCTTGGCGGTTTACTTATGGCTAGCTTTTAAAGCTGGCAGTTACCTTGACGGTCGGTTTGGGACGCAGCCTTTGTTGACCTTTTTAGGGGTTTTGATTGCCATTGGTTTCTCTTTTTATACGCTGATCATTCAGCTGGAAAAGCTTAGCCGCAAGGAAAAGGATTGGCAAAAAAAGGGAAATGGAGACGAGCCATAG
- the atpG gene encoding ATP synthase F1 subunit gamma: MPGVRDIRRRIRSVENTKQITKAMNMVAAAKLRIAQARLIEARPYSNKLWEVTQRIISAAPEIDHPLVRPREKVERIGYLLITSDRGLCGGYNVNVSRLAQSKVDSSPGASVIAVGRKGRDYLRSRGYKLEKVITDVGDLPSYIQTREIAREMMALFHNRTYDEVYMIYTEFINAVTHRPTVLRLLPLERSGKGFPGGKFRSASSEAKAPGADVGAQAYRQAEYLFEPSAPSVLEVLLPRLVEAVVYRAFLEAKASEHGARMTAMDNATENAEEMVQKLTLTYNRARQAAITKELADIVGTAQAIQ; encoded by the coding sequence TTGCCAGGAGTTAGGGATATCCGGCGGCGCATCCGCAGCGTCGAAAACACCAAGCAGATTACCAAGGCCATGAATATGGTAGCTGCTGCCAAACTGCGAATTGCCCAAGCCCGCCTCATCGAGGCTCGACCGTATTCCAACAAGCTTTGGGAAGTCACGCAGCGAATAATCAGCGCTGCCCCCGAAATTGATCACCCCCTGGTTCGGCCGAGAGAAAAAGTCGAACGGATTGGTTACCTACTGATTACCTCGGACCGGGGGCTTTGTGGTGGTTACAATGTAAATGTTAGCCGGCTCGCCCAAAGTAAGGTCGATAGTAGCCCGGGGGCCTCAGTGATTGCAGTAGGGAGGAAAGGCCGGGATTACTTGCGGAGTCGCGGGTATAAGCTGGAAAAAGTAATCACTGACGTAGGTGATTTACCAAGCTACATTCAAACCCGAGAAATAGCCCGGGAAATGATGGCGCTCTTTCATAACCGAACCTATGATGAGGTCTATATGATTTATACGGAGTTTATCAATGCCGTGACGCACCGACCGACTGTGCTTAGGCTCCTACCGTTGGAGCGCAGCGGGAAAGGTTTTCCCGGTGGCAAGTTTAGGTCGGCAAGCTCTGAGGCCAAAGCGCCTGGAGCAGACGTTGGCGCGCAGGCATATCGCCAAGCTGAATACCTATTTGAGCCTTCTGCGCCTTCCGTTCTTGAAGTTTTGCTTCCTCGATTAGTAGAGGCGGTGGTGTATCGCGCTTTTCTGGAAGCCAAGGCCAGCGAGCACGGGGCGCGGATGACGGCCATGGACAATGCCACGGAAAATGCAGAAGAAATGGTGCAAAAGCTAACCCTGACCTACAACCGGGCGAGACAGGCAGCAATCACTAAGGAATTAGCCGATATCGTCGGAACGGCTCAGGCTATCCAGTAA
- the atpE gene encoding ATP synthase F0 subunit C, whose translation MIKTCNQSFGARKGGNGLTTGLIAIAAAIAIAVSTIGPALGQGNAAARALEGTARQPEAAGPIRVSMILALAFMEALTIYGLLIAFMLLGRMG comes from the coding sequence ATGATTAAAACCTGTAACCAGTCTTTTGGCGCAAGGAAAGGAGGGAACGGATTGACTACCGGATTGATTGCTATTGCTGCCGCCATTGCCATTGCCGTATCTACCATTGGGCCGGCGTTGGGGCAGGGTAACGCAGCGGCACGCGCCCTGGAAGGTACTGCACGCCAACCCGAGGCGGCCGGACCTATCCGCGTATCCATGATTCTGGCGCTAGCTTTTATGGAGGCCTTGACTATTTATGGCCTGTTGATTGCCTTTATGCTGCTGGGGAGGATGGGCTAA
- the atpD gene encoding F0F1 ATP synthase subunit beta, which translates to MRQGRVVQVIGPVVDVRFENGELPDLYNAITIDSDDQPPEFKSDVKIKVTMEAMQHLGNDTVRCVSLFSTDGLQRGMIATDTGGPIEVPVGPETLGRLFNVLGEPIDGLGPVVTEKKYPIHRPAPPLVDQRPAQEILETGIKVVDLLAPYAKGGKVGLFGGAGVGKTVLIMELIRNIAYEHGGYSVFSGVGERTREGNDLWLEMKESGVLEKTALVFGQMNEPPGARLRVGLTGLTLAEYFRDEAGQDVLLFIDNIFRFVQAGSEVSALLGRMPSAVGYQPTLATEMGALQERITSTRNGSITSVQAIYVPADDLTDPAPATTFAHLDATTVLSRQIAELGIYPAVDPLDSTSRLLDPRVLGEEHYQVARGVQKILQRYKDLQDIIAILGIDELSEEDKLIVARARKIQRFLSQPFHVAEAFTGQPGVYVPLKETVRGFKEILEGKHDDLPEQAFYMVGTIDEAQAKAKELM; encoded by the coding sequence GTGAGGCAAGGAAGGGTTGTTCAAGTTATTGGCCCAGTGGTAGATGTACGGTTTGAGAACGGCGAGCTGCCCGATCTATATAACGCCATCACCATCGATAGCGATGATCAGCCCCCTGAGTTTAAAAGCGATGTCAAGATTAAGGTTACTATGGAAGCCATGCAGCATCTGGGCAATGATACGGTCAGGTGCGTTTCCCTTTTTTCCACTGATGGGCTACAACGAGGTATGATTGCTACCGACACGGGGGGGCCAATTGAAGTGCCGGTGGGCCCTGAAACTTTGGGGCGGCTATTTAATGTTTTAGGCGAACCTATCGATGGATTGGGTCCAGTGGTAACTGAAAAAAAGTATCCTATCCACCGTCCGGCTCCGCCCTTAGTGGACCAAAGGCCGGCCCAGGAAATTCTAGAGACCGGTATTAAGGTGGTCGATCTGTTGGCTCCTTATGCCAAGGGAGGCAAAGTGGGCCTATTTGGTGGCGCCGGAGTTGGCAAGACAGTGCTAATCATGGAACTGATCCGTAATATAGCCTACGAGCATGGTGGGTATTCAGTCTTCTCTGGCGTGGGTGAACGTACCCGCGAAGGTAATGACCTGTGGCTGGAAATGAAGGAGTCGGGGGTTCTAGAAAAGACGGCTCTGGTATTTGGACAAATGAACGAGCCTCCTGGAGCTAGGTTGCGGGTTGGTCTCACCGGTCTAACCCTGGCGGAGTATTTCCGGGATGAGGCTGGCCAGGATGTACTACTGTTTATCGATAACATTTTCCGCTTTGTCCAAGCTGGTTCCGAGGTTAGTGCTCTTCTTGGCCGGATGCCGTCAGCGGTAGGATATCAGCCAACCTTGGCTACGGAAATGGGGGCTTTGCAGGAGCGGATTACTTCCACCAGAAATGGATCCATTACTTCTGTGCAGGCTATTTATGTTCCGGCTGATGACCTGACCGATCCAGCTCCGGCTACTACTTTTGCTCACTTAGATGCCACCACAGTGCTTTCTCGGCAAATTGCTGAGTTAGGTATTTATCCAGCCGTGGATCCTCTTGACTCTACGTCTCGGTTGCTTGATCCCAGGGTCTTAGGGGAAGAGCACTATCAGGTGGCGCGTGGGGTGCAAAAGATTCTGCAACGGTATAAGGATCTCCAAGACATTATTGCTATCTTGGGAATCGATGAGCTTTCGGAGGAGGATAAGCTGATCGTAGCCAGGGCCCGCAAAATCCAGCGGTTCTTGTCCCAGCCTTTCCATGTGGCCGAGGCATTTACCGGCCAGCCTGGCGTGTACGTACCCCTTAAAGAAACAGTGAGAGGTTTCAAAGAGATTCTTGAGGGTAAGCATGATGACTTGCCAGAGCAAGCCTTCTATATGGTGGGAACTATTGACGAGGCTCAGGCCAAAGCCAAGGAGCTAATGTAG
- a CDS encoding 4Fe-4S dicluster domain-containing protein, with amino-acid sequence MRAIKKMDISSLLELLSRQGTVYVPVREEDGLVSFSPWSPGAEIAWDAGNSLVPPKQLLFPQTETIYRYRVDGLNVSLDELALDDIAPPQVLVGIRPCDVKSLEVLDAVFLTAGYVDTFYQARRNRTLVVAQACTKTQPTCFCDSMGVSPVEALGADIVLYDLGEEMGVVVQTEKGAQALAGAERLGQEKEVPLPKAPECRLSANVDGLAERLKGHFYDPVWDELYRKCLGCGICTYLCPTCHCFDIDRENRGQNGWEYRAWDSCMYSQYTLMAGGHNPRPTKKERVRNRFLHKLQYIPERYGILGCVGCGRCLAKCPVNMDITRIITRLQEVAAGE; translated from the coding sequence GTGCGAGCGATTAAAAAGATGGATATCAGCTCCTTATTGGAGCTCCTAAGCCGACAAGGAACTGTTTATGTTCCAGTTCGGGAGGAAGATGGACTGGTGAGCTTTAGCCCTTGGTCTCCTGGCGCAGAAATAGCTTGGGATGCGGGCAACAGCTTGGTTCCTCCTAAACAGCTGCTCTTCCCCCAGACTGAGACCATTTACCGATATCGCGTGGATGGCTTAAATGTTTCCTTAGATGAGCTGGCGCTGGATGATATAGCTCCGCCTCAGGTGTTAGTGGGGATTCGGCCGTGCGATGTGAAGAGCTTAGAAGTTTTGGATGCAGTTTTCTTGACAGCCGGTTATGTGGATACCTTCTATCAAGCCAGGCGGAACCGAACCCTGGTTGTGGCTCAGGCCTGCACCAAGACTCAACCTACCTGCTTCTGCGATTCTATGGGGGTATCACCGGTGGAGGCGCTCGGCGCCGATATCGTGCTCTATGATCTAGGCGAGGAAATGGGAGTTGTGGTTCAGACCGAAAAAGGTGCTCAAGCCTTGGCTGGGGCTGAGCGCTTGGGCCAGGAAAAGGAAGTGCCCTTACCGAAGGCTCCTGAATGCCGGCTAAGCGCTAATGTAGATGGGTTGGCTGAGAGACTTAAAGGCCATTTTTATGATCCGGTCTGGGATGAGCTGTACCGAAAATGCTTGGGCTGCGGGATCTGCACCTATCTTTGCCCCACCTGCCATTGTTTTGATATTGATCGGGAAAACCGAGGGCAAAATGGCTGGGAATATCGGGCTTGGGACTCCTGCATGTACTCCCAGTATACCCTGATGGCTGGAGGTCACAATCCCCGTCCAACCAAAAAGGAGAGGGTCCGCAACCGGTTCTTGCATAAGCTCCAGTATATCCCTGAGCGATATGGGATTTTAGGGTGTGTGGGATGTGGACGTTGTTTGGCCAAATGTCCGGTAAACATGGACATTACCAGGATTATTACCCGGTTGCAGGAGGTGGCTGCCGGTGAGTAG